One part of the Zymomonas mobilis subsp. pomaceae ATCC 29192 genome encodes these proteins:
- a CDS encoding MFS transporter, with product MLSSASPIPASKISLGFNHQKLVMIMLILIGIAAYADRQIIALLKPVLDREFGWKPADYALISSYSQAATAFSMLASGWIVDRLGVRVSLSAGVAGWSLSTAFHGLVNSLKSFLLLRVSLGTFEGICTPATMKAIALRFERKQRGRLVGLIQAGHNIAAMVTPLMVAGLFPFLGWRGTIITVGLLGLICAALWFLIPQPTDISTSVKNNVSVLTPEKSKRYRRIITGFALGKFLTDFVLWFLMFWLPDILHRHYGLNTVQLGLPVATIYGMAAIGCLLGGYIPPILAQKWQIPLEVARRRFLAVTALLILPIPWLLYSNSLLVAIALFGIALAAHQAFATNLFAFAAEWLPSDRVGRASGIGAFCGNISGALGLRLVGHFANTVEAMLPIFLYCSFAFILGWLALTLIAPYQWLAKNKK from the coding sequence ATGCTCTCTTCTGCATCCCCCATTCCTGCATCCAAAATTAGCCTAGGCTTTAATCATCAAAAGTTGGTTATGATTATGCTCATTTTGATTGGCATTGCGGCTTATGCCGATCGGCAAATCATCGCTTTATTAAAACCTGTTTTAGATCGGGAATTCGGATGGAAACCCGCTGACTATGCGTTAATATCCTCTTATTCACAGGCCGCAACAGCCTTTAGTATGTTAGCCAGTGGCTGGATTGTGGATCGTTTAGGGGTCCGTGTTTCCCTTAGCGCAGGGGTCGCAGGGTGGAGCCTTTCAACGGCCTTTCACGGTCTCGTCAACAGTTTGAAAAGTTTTCTTCTTTTAAGAGTCAGTTTGGGCACCTTTGAAGGTATTTGTACCCCAGCAACTATGAAAGCTATTGCGCTACGGTTTGAAAGGAAACAGCGTGGACGGCTAGTCGGATTAATTCAGGCGGGGCATAATATCGCCGCCATGGTAACCCCCTTAATGGTTGCAGGATTATTTCCTTTTCTGGGATGGCGGGGCACCATCATTACCGTGGGATTATTAGGGTTAATCTGTGCCGCTTTATGGTTTTTGATCCCTCAGCCTACCGACATATCAACTTCGGTCAAAAACAATGTATCCGTCTTAACGCCAGAAAAAAGTAAACGCTATCGTCGCATCATAACCGGCTTTGCCTTGGGCAAATTCCTCACGGATTTCGTGCTTTGGTTCTTAATGTTTTGGTTACCGGATATTTTACATCGTCATTATGGATTAAACACGGTTCAACTGGGTCTTCCCGTTGCCACTATTTACGGTATGGCGGCGATAGGTTGTCTGTTAGGGGGGTATATTCCGCCAATTTTAGCCCAAAAATGGCAGATACCATTAGAAGTAGCCAGACGGCGTTTCTTGGCTGTAACAGCGCTTTTAATCCTGCCAATTCCATGGTTATTGTATTCGAACAGCCTGCTTGTCGCTATCGCCTTATTTGGTATCGCCCTTGCCGCACATCAAGCTTTTGCTACCAATCTATTTGCTTTTGCGGCGGAATGGCTACCTTCTGATCGCGTGGGCAGGGCATCAGGTATTGGGGCTTTTTGTGGCAATATAAGTGGGGCGCTGGGTCTACGTCTTGTCGGTCATTTTGCTAATACGGTAGAAGCCATGTTACCTATTTTTCTCTACTGCTCTTTTGCTTTTATCTTGGGATGGTTAGCCCTTACTTTGATTGCCCCTTATCAATGGTTAGCAAAAAACAAAAAATAG
- a CDS encoding oleate hydratase has translation MSNLDHSEIKAHLIGGGIASLAAAAILIRDGDLLGHNITIYEETDQLGGALDGTGNPEDGYIARGGRMLESKYLCTYDLFSSIPTLDRKQTVTQEIFQWNEIIQTGSKSRLVRNGQRLTAPEFGLSEKHILTIEKLAITPEALLGNSRISDHFDGTFFKTNFWFMWCTTFAFQPWHSVVELKRYLVRFTHLVAGFNRLHGIMRTVYNQYDSMVLPLKKWLEERNVNFCLDTQVTDITFIEHGSKHFAESLLCENKKEKTKITLDAQDIVIATLGSMTEASSIGGMDEAPVLKDKSTGGAWTLWETIAKGRPELGRPDVFSDHVEESKWVSFTATLNNPALFDYIRDFTGNIPGEGGLITFTESNWLMSIVLPHQPHFMGQPEDVQVLWGYALLVDKVGNYIKKAMSRCSGREIMTELLGHLGLNDQKEAILRDTICLPCMMPFITSQFLRRRYGDRPAVNPKGYLNFAITGQFCEQADDVVFTVEYSIRSAMTAVYTLLNLDRKPPAVFKGQLKPQNLYKAFRALHDMDA, from the coding sequence ATGTCTAACCTCGATCATTCTGAGATTAAAGCTCATCTTATTGGCGGTGGCATTGCGTCCCTTGCCGCCGCCGCTATCCTTATTCGCGATGGTGATCTGTTAGGTCATAATATCACCATTTACGAAGAAACCGACCAATTAGGCGGTGCTCTCGATGGCACAGGCAATCCAGAAGATGGCTATATAGCGCGCGGTGGTCGGATGCTTGAAAGCAAATATCTTTGCACATACGACCTTTTTTCCTCGATCCCGACACTCGACAGAAAACAGACTGTTACGCAAGAGATATTTCAATGGAATGAAATCATTCAAACCGGCTCAAAATCCCGACTGGTTCGTAATGGTCAGCGGTTAACGGCGCCCGAATTTGGATTGAGCGAAAAGCATATTCTTACAATAGAGAAACTCGCTATTACACCAGAAGCTCTATTAGGGAACAGCCGTATATCGGATCACTTCGATGGGACTTTCTTTAAAACTAATTTCTGGTTCATGTGGTGCACGACCTTTGCTTTCCAACCTTGGCACAGTGTGGTCGAACTTAAACGTTATCTTGTGCGGTTTACCCATCTGGTCGCGGGCTTTAATAGGCTGCACGGCATTATGCGCACTGTTTATAATCAATATGACTCTATGGTCTTACCGCTCAAAAAATGGCTGGAAGAACGGAATGTTAATTTTTGTTTGGATACGCAAGTAACGGATATTACTTTCATTGAACATGGAAGCAAGCATTTTGCGGAAAGCCTTCTTTGCGAAAATAAAAAAGAAAAGACAAAAATTACCCTCGATGCACAGGATATTGTGATCGCTACCTTAGGATCCATGACTGAGGCCTCTTCAATTGGGGGAATGGATGAAGCCCCTGTATTAAAGGATAAATCGACAGGGGGTGCATGGACGTTATGGGAAACAATAGCCAAAGGGCGGCCAGAATTAGGGCGGCCAGACGTTTTCAGTGATCATGTAGAAGAATCTAAATGGGTATCCTTTACTGCCACCTTAAATAATCCGGCATTATTCGATTATATTCGTGACTTTACCGGCAATATCCCGGGTGAAGGCGGACTTATTACCTTCACAGAATCGAATTGGTTGATGTCTATTGTCTTACCGCATCAACCTCATTTTATGGGTCAGCCAGAAGATGTGCAGGTATTATGGGGCTATGCCTTATTGGTAGATAAGGTCGGCAATTATATCAAAAAAGCCATGTCGCGTTGCAGTGGGCGGGAAATCATGACAGAATTGCTGGGTCATCTTGGTCTCAATGATCAAAAGGAAGCTATTCTTAGGGATACGATATGCCTTCCTTGTATGATGCCTTTTATTACCAGTCAGTTTTTACGCCGCCGCTATGGGGATCGGCCAGCCGTCAATCCTAAAGGCTATCTTAATTTTGCGATTACGGGGCAATTCTGTGAACAGGCAGATGATGTCGTCTTTACGGTTGAATACTCAATTCGTTCAGCCATGACGGCGGTTTACACGCTCCTTAATCTTGACCGTAAACCGCCTGCTGTTTTCAAAGGACAATTAAAACCCCAAAACCTCTATAAAGCATTTCGTGCTTTACATGATATGGACGCATAA
- a CDS encoding M48 family metallopeptidase: MTDIIIDGIPIGILRKNIKNIYIRILPPEGRVRISIPKRLKKIELLRVIKTRLDWIKRRLSRLKEQPPLLPIAVPRLCPGEIHYLWGERCTLDIVPCMGRPKILFQAPSLIQLHSKPEMSEEYRLRQLDAWYRLQLKQALPTLIEYWQPILGVQPEIWRIKKMKTVWGSCNIQAKRIWLNAELVKKPPQCLEYVIVHEMVHLLERYHNQRFKSLMDKFLPDWRERRLLLNKPLVYS, from the coding sequence ATGACGGATATAATAATTGATGGTATCCCCATAGGGATACTTAGAAAAAATATTAAAAATATCTATATTCGTATTTTACCCCCTGAAGGTAGAGTGCGTATTTCTATTCCAAAGCGTTTGAAAAAAATTGAGCTTTTAAGGGTTATAAAGACACGTCTGGATTGGATTAAAAGACGTTTATCCCGATTGAAGGAGCAACCACCGTTACTGCCTATTGCTGTGCCAAGACTGTGCCCGGGGGAAATCCATTATCTTTGGGGTGAGCGCTGCACGCTGGATATTGTACCCTGTATGGGGCGGCCTAAAATTCTTTTTCAAGCACCGTCCTTGATCCAGCTTCATAGTAAACCGGAGATGTCAGAAGAATATAGGTTGCGCCAGCTAGACGCATGGTATCGCTTACAACTTAAACAAGCGCTGCCCACCTTGATAGAATATTGGCAGCCTATTTTAGGGGTTCAGCCTGAAATATGGCGGATTAAAAAAATGAAAACCGTATGGGGTAGTTGTAATATTCAAGCCAAGCGTATTTGGTTAAATGCCGAATTAGTTAAAAAGCCGCCGCAATGTTTGGAATATGTGATTGTCCATGAGATGGTTCATCTTTTAGAACGCTATCATAACCAACGTTTTAAAAGCCTTATGGATAAGTTTTTGCCTGATTGGCGTGAACGCCGTCTGCTTTTGAATAAACCTTTGGTCTACTCTTGA
- the cysJ gene encoding NADPH-dependent assimilatory sulfite reductase flavoprotein subunit produces the protein MTTEAPLTSLLPLTAEQLTRLQTAIHDFSPTQIVWLSGYFWGKADRSFPITATVSPEPKQEAPSITIIAASQTGNARRVAEQLRDNLIASQLNVNLVNAGDYKFKQIAQEKLLLVVSSTQGDGEPPEEAVALYKFLFSKKAPTLKDTAFAVFGLGDSSYEYFCQAGKDFDSQLSALGAERLLTRVDADADYEAAAETWCKEITDVLKSRVPTETSVQVAAATSRSVDEVFTNPYQKDAPLTATLSINQKITGRNSEKDVRHLEIDLGDSGLSYQPGDSLGVWYENDPALVSELLALLGLNEEEAVKIDDTVVPLAKALQQSFELTVNTARLVEGYAELSQNETLLKLISDKAALQSYAQKTPIVDMIRQAVSKISAEQLIGFLRPLTPRLYSIASSQAEVENEVHITVGAVRYEVDGRPRAGGASSYLADRVEEDGELRVFIEYNDNFRLPDDPNTPVIMIGPGTGIAPFRAFIQQRDNDGATGKNWLFFGNPHFTEDFLYQVEWQRYFKQGLLTHIDLAWSRDQAEKIYVQDKLREKGEEVWRWIQEGAHIYVCGDANHMAKDVDQALVDIIAEQGGMDHEAADEFLTELRLARRYQRDVY, from the coding sequence ATGACGACTGAGGCGCCCCTCACTTCTCTGCTTCCCTTAACAGCGGAACAGCTGACACGGTTACAGACGGCTATCCATGATTTTTCACCGACCCAAATAGTTTGGCTCTCGGGCTATTTCTGGGGAAAGGCGGATCGATCATTCCCCATAACGGCGACCGTCTCTCCAGAACCAAAACAAGAAGCGCCAAGCATTACGATAATTGCAGCCTCTCAAACGGGAAATGCCCGTCGCGTGGCAGAACAACTTCGTGATAACCTTATAGCTTCTCAATTGAATGTTAATCTGGTTAATGCTGGAGATTATAAATTCAAACAAATCGCCCAAGAAAAATTACTTTTGGTTGTAAGCTCTACACAAGGGGATGGTGAGCCTCCAGAAGAAGCGGTTGCTCTTTATAAATTTCTATTTTCTAAAAAAGCACCTACCCTAAAGGATACCGCTTTTGCCGTTTTTGGCTTAGGCGACAGTTCTTATGAATATTTCTGTCAGGCAGGCAAAGATTTTGACAGCCAATTATCAGCCCTAGGCGCCGAACGCTTACTAACGCGGGTGGACGCTGATGCTGATTATGAGGCCGCAGCAGAGACGTGGTGTAAAGAAATCACCGATGTCCTTAAATCGCGGGTACCGACAGAAACTTCGGTTCAGGTAGCAGCGGCAACAAGCCGTAGCGTAGATGAGGTTTTCACCAATCCTTATCAGAAAGATGCACCGTTAACAGCAACTCTTTCTATCAATCAAAAAATTACAGGTCGGAATTCTGAAAAAGACGTTCGCCATCTGGAAATAGATCTTGGCGATTCGGGCCTTTCCTATCAACCTGGGGATTCCTTGGGCGTTTGGTATGAAAATGATCCAGCGCTTGTTTCTGAATTATTAGCCCTTTTAGGTCTTAATGAAGAAGAAGCCGTAAAAATCGATGATACCGTTGTGCCTCTTGCCAAGGCTTTGCAGCAATCTTTTGAACTGACCGTCAATACGGCACGTCTTGTTGAAGGCTATGCGGAATTATCGCAAAATGAAACGCTTCTAAAACTGATTTCAGATAAGGCAGCTTTACAAAGCTATGCGCAAAAAACGCCGATTGTCGATATGATCCGACAGGCCGTTTCTAAAATCAGTGCCGAACAATTAATAGGTTTCTTACGGCCTTTGACACCGCGCCTTTATTCTATCGCCTCTTCACAAGCGGAAGTAGAAAATGAAGTGCACATTACGGTTGGGGCCGTACGCTATGAAGTTGACGGCCGCCCTCGTGCAGGCGGGGCGTCCAGTTATCTAGCCGATCGTGTTGAAGAAGACGGTGAACTCCGTGTCTTTATCGAATATAACGATAACTTCCGTTTGCCTGATGATCCCAATACACCCGTTATCATGATTGGTCCGGGTACGGGCATTGCCCCGTTCCGCGCTTTTATTCAACAACGTGATAACGATGGGGCGACCGGAAAAAACTGGTTATTTTTTGGTAATCCCCACTTTACCGAAGATTTTCTTTATCAGGTAGAATGGCAGCGCTATTTCAAACAAGGCCTTTTGACCCATATTGATTTGGCATGGTCACGTGATCAGGCTGAAAAAATTTATGTGCAAGACAAGCTGCGTGAAAAAGGCGAAGAAGTCTGGCGCTGGATTCAAGAAGGCGCGCATATCTATGTCTGTGGCGATGCCAATCACATGGCAAAAGATGTGGATCAGGCGCTTGTCGATATAATAGCCGAACAGGGTGGCATGGATCATGAAGCCGCCGATGAATTTTTAACCGAGTTGCGCCTTGCGCGCCGTTATCAGCGAGATGTTTACTAA
- the cysI gene encoding assimilatory sulfite reductase (NADPH) hemoprotein subunit, protein MSEKHPGPLVVKGPLSDAERLKRESNFLRGTISEDLKDGLTGGFNGDNSLLIRFHGMYQQDDRDIRAERAEEKLEPRYAMMLRCRLPGGIISPQQWLKIDAFAGNKTLYGSIRLTNRQTFQFHGILKKNLKSAHQVLHEVGLDALATANDVNRNVLCTSNPIESDLHAEAYEWAKKISEHLLPRTRAYAEIWLDQKKVATTDEEPILGATYLPRKFKTTVVVPPQNDVDLYANDLNFVAIAEKGKLVGFNLLIGGGLSITHGDKTTYPRAASEVGYLPIEKTLAVAEAVVTTQRDWGNRSNRKNARTKYTIERVGLDVFKAEVEKRAGITFEPSRPVEFTGRGDRFGWVKGIDDKWHLTLFIENGRLLDYPHRPLKTGLAEIAKVHQGDFRLTANQNIIIAGVPENEKDKIEKIARDHGLLENITHQRENSMACVSLPTCPLAMAEAERFLPDFVTKVEAIMQKHAVGDEHIILRVTGCPNNCARAMLAEIGLVGKALGRYNLHIGGNIIGTRVPRMYRENITEEEILTEIDSLIARWAKERQDKEAFGDFTIRAGIIKAVLDPARDFYD, encoded by the coding sequence ATGAGCGAGAAACACCCCGGGCCGTTAGTGGTAAAAGGGCCGCTGTCTGACGCCGAACGCCTCAAGCGCGAAAGTAATTTCCTACGTGGTACCATCTCGGAAGATTTAAAAGATGGTCTAACCGGCGGTTTTAATGGTGATAATTCGCTGCTCATCCGTTTTCACGGTATGTATCAGCAAGATGATCGCGACATCCGAGCCGAACGCGCAGAAGAAAAACTGGAACCGCGCTATGCGATGATGCTACGCTGTCGTTTGCCGGGTGGGATTATTTCACCCCAACAATGGCTAAAAATAGATGCTTTTGCCGGTAATAAAACGCTTTATGGCAGCATTCGGCTGACTAATCGCCAAACCTTCCAATTTCATGGCATTTTGAAAAAGAATCTGAAATCAGCACATCAGGTTTTACATGAAGTCGGACTGGATGCGTTAGCGACTGCGAATGACGTTAATCGTAACGTGCTTTGCACCTCCAATCCGATTGAATCCGATCTTCATGCCGAGGCCTATGAATGGGCTAAAAAAATATCCGAGCATCTTTTGCCCCGTACGCGGGCCTATGCGGAAATATGGCTTGATCAGAAAAAAGTCGCTACTACCGATGAAGAACCTATTCTCGGCGCTACTTATTTACCGCGTAAATTTAAAACCACCGTTGTGGTGCCCCCACAAAATGACGTTGATCTTTACGCGAATGATCTCAATTTCGTAGCTATTGCCGAAAAGGGAAAATTAGTCGGTTTTAATCTCCTGATTGGCGGCGGCCTTTCTATTACCCATGGGGATAAAACAACCTATCCGCGCGCGGCTAGTGAAGTAGGCTATCTTCCGATAGAAAAAACCTTGGCTGTGGCAGAAGCCGTTGTGACGACCCAGCGGGATTGGGGTAATCGTAGTAACCGTAAAAATGCTCGTACTAAATATACGATCGAACGGGTCGGTCTAGACGTCTTTAAAGCTGAAGTCGAAAAGCGTGCGGGTATTACCTTCGAGCCAAGTCGCCCTGTTGAATTTACAGGACGTGGGGATCGGTTCGGATGGGTGAAAGGCATTGATGATAAATGGCATTTAACGCTCTTTATCGAAAATGGCCGTTTGCTGGATTATCCCCATCGTCCATTGAAAACAGGTCTTGCTGAAATTGCCAAAGTTCATCAGGGCGATTTCCGACTGACCGCCAATCAAAACATTATTATCGCGGGTGTGCCTGAAAACGAAAAAGATAAAATTGAAAAAATCGCCCGAGATCACGGATTATTAGAAAATATCACCCATCAACGTGAAAACTCGATGGCGTGTGTTTCCTTGCCTACCTGTCCTTTGGCGATGGCAGAAGCAGAACGTTTCCTACCTGATTTTGTTACAAAGGTAGAAGCTATCATGCAAAAACATGCCGTAGGTGATGAACATATCATATTACGGGTAACGGGCTGTCCTAATAATTGTGCAAGGGCGATGCTGGCTGAAATCGGCTTGGTTGGGAAAGCCCTCGGTCGCTACAATCTGCATATTGGCGGTAATATTATAGGCACACGCGTGCCTAGAATGTATCGTGAAAATATTACCGAAGAAGAAATTTTAACCGAAATTGACAGCCTGATAGCGCGATGGGCAAAAGAACGTCAGGATAAAGAAGCCTTTGGTGATTTCACCATAAGAGCAGGCATTATCAAAGCTGTGCTTGACCCCGCGCGTGACTTTTATGATTGA